Below is a window of Trichosurus vulpecula isolate mTriVul1 chromosome 4, mTriVul1.pri, whole genome shotgun sequence DNA.
GTGAGGACAGTTTGAATGGACTTCAGATGCCACCAAGAGCTGAAGGTGACTGTGTCCCTGACTGGACACGGCTGTGACCCAAGGCTCTGTTGGGTAAATACAGGACTATGTACATGGACAACAGTTCTTTCTCCCTCTGATGGGAAGTCACAGTCtccatcttttttgttttgtcaatCAGTCTCCTGAAACCTAGGGGCCCCTGCACAGGATCATGGTTTTGAAtccatgaaataaatacaaagtattatgAAGGGAACCAATTCTAGTGAAACATATTTATCCAAATCTTTTTTAGAAAAGGTCCCTCTTTGCAGCTCTTCATCAGTGACCCTATAAGGCTGGAAATGAGGGTgtagtactggagtggtttgccatttccttctccagctccattttacagataaggaaactgaggcaaatggggttaaatgacctggccagggtcacacagctaggaagtgtctgaaggagTACTgtgagggagcagggaggagcCTGTGGATTGCGGGGCTACAacggaaggggaagagaggaggggaagaaggctgCAAAGGTGGCCCAGTCTCTCCATCTCTGGTCTCTCTTGGGCTTGGGCTCTGGACAAGAGGAGAGCAAGGTAGCCCAAGGCAGTGGGGCCAACAGGCCCCTTCACTCTGGAGCTTTCCCTCTGGGTGCTGGGTGGCTGCCCGGGGGGCCACAGGGGCTCAGAGCTCCACCACTTCCTAGGCATAGGCAGTCTTACCCTGGTCCTtggttttcttgtctataaaactAAAGCAGGAGGATTAGATGACCACTGGCGTCCCTTCTAGCTCGAACCCTGTGGCCTGGGCCTCTCCAGGGGCTCTGGGCTGAAGCACTGTCCTCATGGCAGAGAAATCTCTGCAGCCAGAGTCGAGGGTGATATCTGGAAAGGGCTTCAAAGGCTGTCCagtccattttaaagatgaacaaACTAAGGCCCAAGGCTGCAGAGTGACCCGGCCTGTCTTCTCGGGCCTCGTGGCCGGCTCATCATCTTCCTAAGGAGATTCACGTTCAAATCTCGGCCCTGTCGCTCACTAACCGTGGCACTTCGGAAAAAAAACACTGCCCAGCCCTATGCCTCAATCTTCTTCTCTGGAAAATGGGGTTGATCATACCAAAGCAGCATGGAGCAGAGGACAGGGTGCCTTACATGGAAAAGACTTGTCTATGCTGACTGTGAGACCCTGCCGGTGCCTCAGATCTTCATTAGACGTGAGCGTTTTCACACCCAGAGTTCCTTTCACTGACGGAATTGTGAGTCCAGACCAAAACAACAGACGTGCCCTTACCGCCTAagggctgtgaggatcaaatggggggggggggtgcgcaTAAAGGTGTTAGCCAATGGTAAAGCGTTACCCAATATTAGCTCTCATCATTAGCGCCAGGGGAGGGTCCATATgttaatagctgatatttacatagccgtttaaagtttgcaaagtcctttagaTCCATCACCTCACAACAGCTTGGGGGGGGGTAGGGGCTAGAGGTATtagcacccccattttacagacagggaaactgaggcccatagaggtaaCACAGGAGAAAGGGAGTATCAGAGAATgagaaaccaggtcttcctgattccaatccagCCCTCTGTCCCCTGTGTCACCCTGCTGTGTGGAgtgctcccctcctcccccttccccacggAAACGTGCTTCCTGCCTGAGCTGTCACTGGACCCGCCCCATGCAACTGACCTGTAGCTCCACTTCTGGGCGGGCTCGGCCGTGAAGTAGCCCAGGTCCCTGGGGAGACGGCGGTGGTAGTATCGAGGGACCGCCCGGACATTGGTCTTGGCTGACCAGAGCAGGCCCCAGAGAAGGAGCATCCCCCCGACGCCGCAGCAGAAGAAGCTGACCGACCTCAGCAGGGCACTGGGGGGTGCAGCCATGGGTGCTGGGGTGCCAGCTGGGGGGGGCTGCCTTCCCTGGCAGAGAAGCTTTCGTCCTGGGGCTCAGAGAGGGCCCCATGTCCCCATCGCTCCACCAGGCGAAGCAGAGTGTCCCGGTGACCAGGACCACCGCCCCGGTGATGGTCACTCCGTAACGGAAAGACGAGGCCACCCTTCGGTCACAGGTctgaacaaagagaaagagagagaagacagacaacATGAAGGACAATGTGGCAGGGCTGCAGGGGCCCATGGGACCGGGTGAGACCCCAGGGACCATCGAGTCCAACacccccatcttatagatgaggaaaactgaggtctggggacattaagtgactcacacagggtcacacaggtggaagCAAGATTCGAACCTGGGTCCTCCGACTCCAGTGCCAATCAAAGACAAGACTGGATGACTGGAAATCACTCCCTCGCTCACCTCGTTCTAGGGGACATCGGGTAAGGTATCTGCCCTCCTTTGAGAACACACATGTATCGTGAAGACAGAATGAATGGGAAGCCACGCAGAAGAGTATAAAGCAGAGTGTAAATGCgcagaaagaagggaataaatCGGATGGGCGATGATGGTGGGTGGGTCAGGGAGGGCAATTGTCCCAGGGCTCTCTGGGGCCACCAGGAGGCCTTGAAGGCCCTCTTTAGTGAGGCGCCGATTACAGACAGCCGGGACACTCGGGGCCCCTGCTTCCTTCGGGGAGCCCCATCCCCAGCCTCTGAGCTTGTACTGAATTGTCCTTTATATTGGCACTAAGGCGGGTGTCCCAGAATCCCTGAGCCGGTGGGTCTTCACAGAGGCCCTTCAGCCTCCTGGCCGCTCTGGACCTGGACGTGATCACCCcgcattttaccaatgaagaaactggggctccAAGAGGGAGCGGCCTGCCAATGAACATCTggcagcaggattcaaacccacaacTCTCCCGACTGGAGAACTAGTCCACTTTATCACGCTGCCTCTTGTGGTTGAgcagaagctccctgagggcaggtagggctctgtttttgtctttgcattccccagagcctggcacacagtaagtgcttaataaatgctggtttatTGATAGAAGAGCAGTTGAATCAAGACAAAATATGGGGAAGGAATGGTCACAAATATCAACAGCTGGTATTGACTGACACAGGCCGCTAGGTGcacagagcacctggcctggagtcagggagacttccTATCTATACACTTcttggatgtgtgaccctgggcttgcctcagtttcctcatctgtaaaatgaactggaaaaggaagtggcaaaaccactccagtatcttggctaagaaaatcccaaatagggtccccaagagttagacataactgaaaaatgactacacAACtgactggtacacagtaggtgcttaataaatgctcattgattgtaaagcacttaatctATGCTGCCTCATTTGATCACCAAGAGAGGCAGCCTTAGTTCAGTGAAAAGAGTctgggacctgggttctaatatCAGTCCAAGGTAAGCCAGTAGCAGAACGAGCCTCGCCCCATCTTCGGACTTCATTTcttccatctgtacaatggggtgagggtttggattaaatgatctccaaggttgcttctacctctaaatcctaGCTTTTGTCGCATGACTTCGCTTGGCCCAAGAGGAACCCTGTGTCTGGAGCTACGCTCCCCCTTGCCAAGTTCACCTACAGCGTCAGTGTCTTCTCCCCTCCCAGCTTCTGTGGGGGAGCTGAGTGGTGAGACCCTGACCCCGGGAGGCAGGGCCCTGGGCCTTGGACCTGCTCTGCTGGCACCACGCTGGGTGACCTTGGTGCCACCCTGCTTTCTGAAAGGTACCAGCTGCTTCCTCCAACCAGAATgttagctccctgagggcagaaattgtttcatttttgtcactgaATCCCTTTTTACCTagcttggcacgtagtagataCTGAAAAATGCATGCACATGCTCGAGCGCGCatacgcacacgcacacatacacgcacacgcaCCACAATGGGATTAGATGAGAGGACATTTCCAGGTACGCGCCTACAGAATAGATATGTAAGACGTTAGTTACCTGGGCCGTCCAGCCCACGGCTCCTTAACCTTGCTGGTGTCCCTGACCCCCGTGGCGATAGTCTGAGGGAGCCTAGTGACCCTTGCTTGGAATAATGTTTTAcggaactgaaggaaatgctaaatttctcttagcttagagagaaaaataaggtgatttttttcccccatccaaattCAAGGACCCAGACTCCAAGGCCTTCCTGGCCTCGACAGCACAGACTGTTCATGTTGCCAGGGTCCAGCTGTTGActtggatcccaggttaagaactgatCTGGTCCAAACCCCTTCTTTTACAGGtcagaactgaggcccagaaaggtttaGGAACTTGGTTAAGGTTACACAGCCTGGGAGAAGCAGAGGCTCCTGATCCCTCTGAAGGCTGGCTTTGCTTTTGACTGGGAGATGCTGCCCCTCAGATTTCTCCCAGCTCTCCCTGCCCCTGACTCCCTCACTGCTTTGGGACTCCGTTTGGGACTTGGTTTTCCTTACTTGGCCAGGGATTCACCTACATTCTCTAGCACCGCCCCCTTCCCAGTAAGTTTTCAAACCCAGAGAAAACTCCAGAactaagggaaaggaagaaagctcCCTCCTTGTAGGGCCCAAAAGAACATAAAACAAAATCTAATTTTCTACATGCAGCCCCTGAGGTTGTTGGGGCCTACCATGGGTGAAGAGACTGGCTCCCAgcttcttcctcaaattatccCCTCTTTCTTTGCTTGAATCTCTCATCCAAACTGAGGACAGAAAGCCTCCCTGCCAATTCCCGCCCCCCAGACCCCAAATGTCACAgcctccaggcctggaatgcaaCAACAGTCTCAGGCAGAGGGCAGAActccaccctgtttgccccagccACACTCCCCATTTCCAAGGGAGCAGGCTGAAAGGCTCAGATCCCAGAATGCCGCCTGGCTGGGCCAGAGTCCCTGGGGGAGACGATGGGGCTTCTGGAATGCCTTTTAACAAAGTCCAAGAGGGGAAAAGTGATTAATAGTCAGCTAGTGCCCTGGCACGGGTGAGTCACGGGCAGcccttttccacatcctctccccaGAATGTGGCATTGTCCtgggagaaatggagaaagtCCCTCCACGGGCCGGGACCCGAACACAATGTGTGGACGTGCCTGGCGGGGGAAGGGGAGCCCAGGCTGGAACACTGGGCATGCTGGGCCTCGGGCTGGAGGGTACCTCATCCCAACCGAGCTTCCCCCAGTACAGGGATCGGTAACTTGGAAGTGAGAGGGACCACTCCAAGGCCACCCAGGTAAGGAGCAGACCCAGGATTCAAAGGCTGGCACTTTGACTGCCACTTGCCTGCCCTTCCCACTCCCTACACTGCCCCTGGGCTCAGCCAAACATGAGCCCCCTCCACACTGGACACAGAACCAGAGGTTGGTGAGAAATAGCTCTATTTCCTAGAGATAATCTAGACAAGTGAAGAACAGACCAGACTCCCAgggtgccagagctgggaggaaccttagaacacagaaggtgAGAGCCAGTGAAAACTCTGGACCAGAGAGTGCCAGAGCTAGGAGCAGCTTGGGAGCCCAAGGTCAGAACATGGAGGAGGACTCGAACCCTGGTCCTCGCTGCTCCCTTTGTAGCAAACCCTTCTGCTTCCTGGTGAGAACGGGCTGTCACAGGGGATGGTGAGCTCCTCACTGGCCAAGCCCAAACAGAAGCAGGTCAAGAGTTCTAGATGGGCCTGCCGTCCTGGGGCAGCAGGGGGACAGGCCGTCCTCGCGGATCTCAGCCAGCTGACACAGGCCACCACCAACCCGGGTCCCATACACGGCCACTGAGCTCAGAGAAACCAACCCATTCCCATCTATCACCAAGGCTTCATCAGGCACTGGGAAAGAGGTCTGGCCTGGGAGCCGGAACACCTGGCTTCAGTTCTCTATAGGCTATGTGACCCGGGGAAAGTCAGGGCATTTCTCTGAGCTAGTTTCccactctgtaaaatgggaatgatagctTTTTTTACCCCTGACCTTCCTGGGTTTTTGTGAGGAGCCAATGGGAGCACATACAATAAGGGGTCTATTAATGACAGCACGATGTGGGTGTGAGCTGCGCTTAGCCTCATCATCACacagaagagggagaagacaggGTCCCTGCCCTTTCAGAGCAACCCCTCTAATTGGGGGAGGACCCCCCCCCAACAGAAATGGTCTGGAATGCTGAGATTCAGGACAGGTAGACAGAGGCACCATCGCTGGGGCTGAGGATAGTGCTTAACGTCACCTggggacaaaaagaagaaaaagtctcTCGGAGCTGGGGGAAGCCTCAGTACGATCtcatctaaccctttcattttacagacagaaactgagactcaggtagGTGccatgacttccccaaggtcaccaaggggcagagctgggatgcAAAGCCATGACCTTTGACTCACAGTCTTTCAGTGAAGGGCACCGCCTAGGTAGGAGGCCCACACCTCCATCCACTGAGGCAGCTGAACAGATGGGCCTGCCTAGGCATCAGGGCAGCAGTGGAGAGATTTGAGCTTAGAGGAACGTGTTTAAGGGACAGTGAGGCAGTCAGTGTGGCTGAACTGGAgagtgtggggggtggggcaaaaCTTgagaaagactggaaaagtaggaagggccTTAAGTGCCAACCAGGAGAACGTTGATGTTTGATCTCAGAAGTGAGTAAAGAACATTGGGTGTTTgacagaagggggaggggagttgggaagggggggaggggagggagggagagaggagggagggagacagacagagacagagaaagagaggaaggagagggacagagggagagggtgggcaaagagagagagagagagagagagagagagagagagagagagagagagtgtgtgtgtgtgtgtgtgtgtgtgtgtgtgttgtgggtgATGGGAGAAGGGCTCACCCctcctttaggaagatcaccaTTGGCCACTGGGAGGAAgactggagggaggagagacttgagggagggagggaagtataAAGACAGCTATTTCAGCAGTCCAGGTGAGAGGGGCTCAGAGCTTGGCCCCAGGTGCCATGCTGAGAGAATCGAAGGGCTACCCCCAATCATAATGTAGCTGTGCCCTTGGTGAAGGTCTAGCCGAGGACACCGAGAAGGAGCCATCAGatgggtaggagaagaaccaggagagaagagggtggagAAGACCTGGAAAAAAGAGAACGTAAAGAAGAGGGGAATCAAGAGTGCtacaggctgcagagaggtcaggaaggggGAATACGGAGAAAAGGCCACTGAGTTTGGGTCACTTGGGAGACAGCAGTTTGGGGGGAATGATGAGCTCAAAAGCCAGACTAGGGGGCTTTAATCAAATGAAAGGTGAGAAAGTGGGAGCCCTCTTGACTCCTGGTTcctagtccaatgctctttcctctGTACTAAAGCTCTGCTCCCTCCCCAGTACCTTTTGGTCTGAGGCTCTCAATCCGACGGCCTTAGTGGCAGGTGAGGCCAGTGAGAACAGAGTGGGTGAAGGTCACCAGGACTCTGCCCCACCACTCTCCTCCCCTATGATCCTCAGAACTCTCCTTTCTCACCTGGCTCCCCTGCTAGGCTCCCCACACCCTGCTACCTCTCTGCCCCAATGCCAGCTTTCACCCCCAACTCCAGACAGGACTCTGGGACATGgctcactcccaccccaccccagcggCTTCCGTTGTCATattgtccttcccctccccacttatCTCCCTCCAAAGCCCCCCAAACTTCCCTTTGCCCCAGGTAAGAGGACTCCTAAGGACAGTTCTGCATGGGGACATGGGGATTTAGAAACAGGCAAACTTTCCCCTCTTTGCCCTTTCCCGTCAGCCCCAGGTCCATCAGAAATCCAGCTCAGACTGGAGAAGGGGAGGATGGCtatggggggtggggctgggggtgggggtgaagggctgttttgttcatttgtcatgtgaaaagaaagtaaaggatgTTTTGAAGCAGAAACTAACAAACAGGGAAACTTTGTTACTACTTGATTtcattatatttacatttatattaaaaaactTCGTAATAGAAGTGCCTGACTCATATGTTTTGATGTTTGTTGTAAAAGTTGTTAAGATAAGTGTACAAAatagacatttattttttaaaaaaagagacttgGAATGTGAATCTCTCTCCCCAACTACACCAAATTCCTTAATGGCAGGAAAGAGCCGTGGCTCTggattcagaagacttgggttctaattctaCCATCagcacttactacctgggtaagtcccttaactctTTGGGTTGAAGGGCCTTGGCCGAGTCACTGaacttccctgggcctgtttcctcctctgaagaGGGGGGCCTCTTGGGTCTCTTCAGGTCCCTGGGGTCTCTCAAGTTGGTGTCCCGAGGTTACACAGCTTCATCCCTAACAATAATTCACCCTTCTTTAGTTTGTTGAAGCTTATAAATTTCTCTTCTCACAATGTCTCTGGGAGGCAGGCAAGGTGAGGATCCTTATTCTCATCTGACatgtagaggaaactgaggccagtgacTCAGGCACTAACTCtagtgctggaagagacctcagaggtcacctgggCCAGCTgccttgttttacagagaaagaaactgaggcccagagaaattcagcaacttgcccagggtcacacagttagggtccgaggtgggatttgaacccaggcctgtgGACATTCCGCCATGCCGTCCCTCCCCtctgatctatgattctataaaactGTCAACGTTTTTGGATTCAAAGAGCCACGAGGCCCTTCCTCTATAGCAGGCTGCCTGGGGAGAGGGGGTGTCCCTCTGGGAATGAACAAATCACCCCCAGGGGCCCGGTTCCaagccttctttttttccccatcttgttTCTCTGCCCCCTTACCTGAGCCATGCTGGCTTTTAAAGAGAGACAGGGTTGCAGGAAGGATTCAAGAGcatggggctggggggagggggggtgcgcagctaggtggcaaagtgagtagagcaccggccctggagtcaggaggacctgagttcaaatccggtctcagacacttgacacacttaactagctgtgtgaccttgggcaactcacttaaccccaatggccctgccttcccccctccaaaaaaaaaaaagagcatagtgGAATTTATACTTATCAAGGAACCAACCATGGCCAGTCCAGGCAGGCCGGGCTGGGGCACGAGTTTAAAGAAGCCGCAGGACCACAATCACATCTCCATCAGAGGCACCCGAAGAGAACGATGCTCAGGCTGGACCAGATGCCTGTAACAGGAACCAAGCGTTTCGGGGCTGCATTCTGGGACTGCCTGGTTCCCCCCATTCATCACCCATCTCACCTACCCCCAGAGGAGAATCTAGGTCCCTGGGAGCCCTCTATCCCAGTTTTAAAGGGGGCTTTCAGATGGTGTGTGGCCAGCCACAGCCTCCACCTTCCTCCAActcccctttccagctctcacaCTCAGGGTTGGAACACAAGAGGTCAACACTGGGAAGCATGTtagaactggggtgggggggggttaaAGCTGGAAGCTACAATAGAACCCAGAACTTCACAGTTGCAAAAGCCTTTGGAATGCAGATCACAGCTGGGAAGAAGATTTATAAAGGAACAGAAAGATTACAAAGCAGGTCACAGATTACCTCAACTGATCGCGGAATGTCAGAGCCGAGGGCGAGGCTAGTCACAGGGACACAGATTTAggtctggaaaggacctcagacttgggatttgaacccaggacttctgacgcCGCAGCCTGTAAGCGTCTCATTGCACCAGGCTGTCTCCTTTAACAGAGAGCAGTTGAGGCGAGAGGAAGGAAAGCGTCTTAGACATTTAGAGCGGAGACGGTGAGTTCTTACAACGCAGAGGGGAGGTGTCTTAGAACCTGGAGAATCAGCTCTGAGAAGGAAGGAGCTTTTAGAACCTAGAGAGTTAGAGCCGGAGGGAGATGGACGAGGAAGGAGAGTCACAGAACCTAGGGTTCAAAGGGGCGGTGTATTAGAACACGGATGAAGAGGACCTAAAGCTGGCAGGAACCTTAATGATCAGTAGTCCAACCTGTCTCTGTGGCATACATCTCTTCTCCGCCCTACCTccgccccattttacagaagaggaaacagaggcacgaAGGGGAGGCTGCTGGCACTCTCTCCCTTCGGACACAGGACAGAGGGGGAGGCTCGAGAACGAGCGCGGGATCCCGGGCCAGCCAAAGGCAGGCTCGGCGCCCGGAGCTGAGAGGAGGAGGCgggggtgggtgtggggggtCCCCGGGGCGCTGCCCAGCCCAACCCAGCCTCGCCCAAGCTGCAGCTGCTACTATTGATGACCAAGAGCAGCCAGCGGGATTCTTGGCCGAGACGTGCCAGTCCTGCGCTGGGTCTGCAGGGCTGTGCTCGGGTCACCAAGCCGCCACCCTGCGGCGTCCGTggccccccacctgccctccccccccacacacacacacagaggacctGACCTTTAGGAGCCTGGATCCAagtccgtccgtccgtccgtccgtccgcCGAACTCTCTGTGGGTGGGTGGCTTCCTGAGCCCGAGGCAAAGCCTGTCCACCCGTCGGTCCCTCAGCTTCTAGCCAGTGTCGGCGGTCAGCCAGAGCTCCCGAGGGCGGAGTGGGGCGGGGcaggggccggggccggggctggGCGGGGGCCGAGCCAGCTTCTTAAAGGAGCAACTAAGGTTGACCCGAGCCCTGAGAGCGGCTCGGGCGGGGCGGGGGCCCAGGCATGATTCACCGCCCCaccccttctttctcccccccaccccacgcacgcacacatgcacacacacgcccCCACACACGCACCTCAGTCTGGGGCACGTGCCCAGTGATGGCCCTGAGCCCGCCCCGGAGCTGCTCTGGAGAGCCCAGTTGGCTCATTAGCTCGAGGGCATGGGGCCAGCCCACTCCTGTCCCCTCCATCAGCTAAGACCACCGCGGCCGAAAAATACCTTGGGGCCGGTGGGATCCGGGGACTCCTCCTTCCTTTCACCCGGCTCCAGGTTCCAGAGCCGGGAGGAGCGGACCTGGGATCCCCAGAGATCACCAATTCCATCCAGGACTGGCTCAGTCCGATCCAAGCCAAGCCCTATTTATTAATCCatcggtcagtcaacaagcacataCAAAGTGTTCCCTCAGTGCTAGGTTGTT
It encodes the following:
- the TMEM61 gene encoding LOW QUALITY PROTEIN: transmembrane protein 61 (The sequence of the model RefSeq protein was modified relative to this genomic sequence to represent the inferred CDS: deleted 1 base in 1 codon), with product MTCDRRVASSFRYGVTITGAVVLVTGTLCFAWWSDGDMGPSLSPRTKASLPGKAAPPAGTPAPMAAPPSALLRSVSFFCCGVGGMLLLWGLLWSAKTNVRAVPRYYHRRLPRDLGYFTAEPAQKWSYRDFSAMRTVLQPRAPGEAQATGFELEGTPVVI